A single region of the Fusobacterium sp. DD2 genome encodes:
- a CDS encoding malic enzyme-like NAD(P)-binding protein — translation MLNVYEKALELHEKKQGKISVISKVEVNNREDLSLAYSPGVAEPCRKIAANKNDVYKYTAKGHIVAVITDGTAVLGLGDIGPEAALPVMEGKCVLFKEFGGVDAFPICLDTKDPEEIIRTVKLLAPGLGGINLEDISAPRCIEIERRLKEELDIPVFHDDQHGTAIVVVAGLINALKVVNKKVEDIKVVVNGAGAAGSSIIKLLLSLGVKNVIAVDRHGILRRSEKEKYDFSKKELAEITNETDMKGGLKEAIVGADVFVGVSAPNVLSKEMVKTMNRNAIVFAMANPTPEIMPEDALEAGATIVGTGRSDYPNQINNVLVFPGLFKGALRAKAKKITEEMKLAAAHGLAGLLKEEELTKEYIIPDAFDPRVSEAVAQAVEKLAKEQGICRE, via the coding sequence ATGTTAAACGTATATGAAAAAGCTCTAGAGCTTCACGAAAAAAAACAAGGAAAAATATCTGTTATCTCTAAAGTTGAGGTAAATAATAGAGAGGATTTAAGTCTTGCTTATTCACCAGGTGTTGCAGAACCTTGTAGAAAAATAGCTGCAAATAAAAATGATGTTTATAAATATACAGCTAAAGGACATATAGTAGCTGTAATAACTGATGGAACTGCAGTATTAGGACTTGGAGATATTGGTCCTGAAGCAGCATTACCAGTAATGGAAGGAAAATGTGTATTATTTAAAGAATTTGGTGGAGTAGATGCATTTCCAATCTGCTTAGATACTAAAGATCCTGAAGAGATCATAAGAACAGTTAAGTTATTAGCACCAGGATTAGGTGGAATCAACCTTGAAGATATCTCTGCACCTAGATGTATTGAGATAGAAAGAAGACTTAAAGAGGAACTTGATATACCTGTATTCCATGATGACCAACATGGAACAGCTATTGTTGTTGTAGCAGGACTTATCAATGCACTTAAAGTAGTAAATAAAAAAGTTGAAGATATCAAAGTAGTTGTAAATGGAGCCGGAGCAGCAGGAAGCTCTATAATAAAACTATTATTAAGCTTAGGTGTAAAAAATGTAATTGCAGTTGATAGACATGGAATTTTAAGAAGATCAGAAAAGGAAAAATATGACTTTTCTAAAAAAGAATTAGCTGAAATTACAAATGAAACTGATATGAAAGGTGGATTAAAAGAGGCTATAGTAGGAGCAGACGTATTTGTAGGAGTTTCTGCACCAAATGTACTTTCAAAAGAGATGGTAAAAACTATGAATCGTAATGCAATAGTATTTGCTATGGCTAACCCAACACCTGAGATCATGCCTGAGGATGCTTTAGAAGCAGGAGCTACAATAGTTGGAACTGGAAGATCAGACTATCCAAACCAAATCAACAACGTATTAGTATTCCCTGGATTATTTAAAGGAGCACTAAGAGCAAAAGCTAAGAAAATAACTGAAGAGATGAAACTTGCAGCAGCTCATGGACTTGCAGGATTATTAAAAGAAGAAGAATTAACAAAAGAATATATTATTCCAGATGCATTTGACCCTAGAGTATCTGAAGCAGTGGCTCAAGCAGTCGAAAAACTAGCTAAAGAACAAGGAATTTGTAGAGAATAA
- a CDS encoding glutamate decarboxylase: protein MSVFEKKNSCVDSIFASSEAVQMLPRKQIPKKELDPKVAFELIRDELFLDGNARQNLATFCQTYEDEEVRKLMDLSINKNMIDKDEYPQTAALEGRCVNILANLWHAPDVDKAIGTSTVGSSEACMLGGLAMYYRWREKREKEGKDYRKPNLVCGPVQVCWEKFARYWDIELRQVPMEKDRFYMDAKSMLEYIDENTIGVVTTLGLTFTSMYEPVDELIKALDKLEEDTGLTVDLHVDGASGGFLAPFCAPEVNWDFKNPRVKSISTSGHKFGLAPLGCGWVLWRDKSDLPERLIFHVNYLGGDMPVFQLNFSRPAGQIIAQYYNFLRLGEEGYRKIHMNCYKTAQYLAKEIGKMGIFEVIYDGDEKKGIPALCWKLKEGAEVNFNLYDFADKLRSRGWQVPAYSLPANAQEIVIQRILVRRGVGLDLAELLIEDMKRTLEFFKTHRVLDNLSEKEAGSFNHNGK, encoded by the coding sequence ATGAGCGTTTTTGAAAAGAAAAATAGTTGTGTGGACAGTATTTTTGCCAGTTCTGAAGCAGTTCAAATGTTACCCCGTAAGCAGATACCTAAAAAGGAATTAGATCCAAAAGTAGCTTTTGAGCTAATTAGAGATGAACTATTCCTAGATGGTAATGCTAGACAAAACTTAGCCACTTTTTGTCAAACTTATGAAGATGAGGAAGTTAGAAAACTAATGGATCTATCAATAAATAAAAATATGATAGATAAAGATGAATATCCTCAGACAGCAGCATTAGAAGGAAGATGCGTAAATATTCTTGCAAATCTATGGCATGCCCCAGATGTAGATAAAGCAATTGGAACATCTACAGTTGGTTCTTCAGAAGCTTGTATGCTCGGTGGTTTAGCAATGTATTATCGTTGGAGAGAAAAAAGAGAAAAAGAGGGAAAAGATTACAGAAAACCAAACTTAGTTTGTGGACCAGTTCAAGTGTGCTGGGAAAAATTTGCCAGATATTGGGATATTGAATTGAGACAGGTTCCAATGGAAAAAGACAGATTTTATATGGATGCCAAGAGTATGTTAGAGTACATCGATGAGAATACAATAGGAGTTGTAACTACATTAGGACTTACTTTTACAAGTATGTACGAGCCAGTAGATGAACTTATCAAAGCTTTGGATAAGTTGGAAGAAGATACTGGATTAACTGTGGATCTTCATGTAGATGGTGCTTCTGGTGGATTTTTAGCACCATTCTGTGCACCTGAAGTAAATTGGGACTTTAAAAATCCAAGAGTTAAATCAATAAGTACTTCAGGACATAAATTTGGATTGGCACCTCTTGGTTGTGGATGGGTTTTATGGAGAGATAAGAGTGATTTACCTGAAAGACTTATATTCCATGTTAACTATTTAGGTGGAGATATGCCTGTATTCCAATTAAACTTCTCAAGACCAGCTGGACAGATAATAGCTCAGTACTATAATTTCTTAAGACTTGGAGAAGAAGGATATAGGAAGATTCATATGAATTGTTACAAAACAGCTCAATATTTGGCAAAAGAGATAGGTAAGATGGGTATATTTGAGGTCATCTATGATGGAGATGAGAAGAAAGGAATTCCTGCATTATGTTGGAAATTAAAAGAAGGTGCAGAAGTAAACTTCAATCTCTACGACTTTGCTGATAAATTAAGAAGTAGAGGATGGCAGGTTCCAGCATATTCATTACCAGCTAATGCTCAGGAAATAGTTATTCAGAGAATATTAGTTCGTAGAGGAGTTGGACTTGATTTAGCAGAGCTATTGATAGAAGATATGAAGAGAACATTGGAATTCTTCAAAACTCATCGTGTATTGGATAATCTTAGTGAAAAAGAAGCTGGATCATTTAATCATAATGGTAAATAA
- the glsA gene encoding glutaminase A → MDIEIIKKVAQEAYDKYSKFEGGANASYIPYLAKVPSDLCGLAIVTPEGYKITVGDVDYRFAIESISKVCTLALAMEQSGTEVVRKKIGDSPTGLPFNSVTALELHKDKPLSPLVNAGAMSTTSIIKASSKEDRWNQILEYQRKLMSKDVALSDEVNQSEQITNFHNRAIAWLLYSAGNMYSDPMDACEVYTRQCSTLVSAIELATLAGTLANGGINPVTKEKVISKENVPKILAEMMMEGLYDGSGDWAYTVGLPGKSGVGGGLLAVVPGVAGIAAFSPPLDKAGNSVRSQKMIKYVANKLKFNIFIKC, encoded by the coding sequence ATGGATATAGAAATTATAAAAAAAGTAGCTCAGGAAGCTTATGATAAATATTCAAAATTTGAAGGTGGAGCAAATGCAAGTTATATTCCATATTTGGCAAAAGTTCCATCAGATCTTTGCGGTCTTGCAATAGTAACTCCAGAGGGGTATAAGATAACTGTTGGAGACGTAGATTATAGGTTTGCAATAGAATCTATTTCCAAAGTATGTACTTTAGCTCTTGCAATGGAGCAATCAGGGACAGAGGTTGTAAGAAAAAAAATAGGAGATAGTCCAACTGGACTTCCATTTAATTCTGTAACGGCTCTAGAACTACACAAAGATAAACCTCTATCGCCACTTGTAAATGCTGGTGCAATGTCTACGACTAGTATAATAAAAGCCAGCAGTAAAGAAGATAGATGGAATCAGATTTTAGAATATCAGAGAAAACTTATGAGTAAAGATGTTGCTCTTTCAGATGAGGTTAATCAGTCAGAACAGATTACAAATTTCCATAATCGTGCAATAGCATGGTTATTATATTCAGCAGGGAATATGTACAGTGATCCAATGGATGCGTGTGAAGTATATACCCGTCAATGCTCAACTCTCGTATCAGCTATTGAGCTGGCAACTTTAGCTGGAACATTAGCAAATGGTGGAATAAATCCAGTGACTAAAGAGAAGGTCATATCTAAGGAAAATGTACCAAAAATTTTAGCTGAAATGATGATGGAAGGGCTATACGATGGCTCTGGAGACTGGGCTTATACAGTTGGACTCCCTGGAAAGAGTGGTGTAGGCGGAGGACTTTTAGCTGTAGTACCTGGAGTAGCTGGAATAGCTGCATTTTCACCTCCTTTGGACAAGGCTGGAAATAGTGTACGTTCTCAGAAGATGATTAAGTATGTAGCTAATAAATTAAAATTTAATATTTTCATAAAATGTTAA
- a CDS encoding biotin--[acetyl-CoA-carboxylase] ligase: MRVFKFEEIDSTNRYLKDLENKENYDCVIADTQSAGVGRRGNHWVSNRGMALFSFAFNGDSLDEKEYTRLPLTVGIAVLKGLRKIEPLEYKFKWTNDIYLDDKKLCGILVEKVDNWFVIGIGININNTDFGYANDKATSISLKSGKNYIIKDIIYCIINEFKMIMEDYNWETINREINRYNYLYGKEIEIGKDNISIGRGVAGKIENDGRLEVNCGEEIRYFDIGEIHIKK, translated from the coding sequence ATGAGAGTATTTAAATTTGAAGAGATTGACTCTACAAATAGATATTTAAAAGATTTGGAAAATAAAGAAAATTATGACTGTGTTATAGCAGATACACAGAGTGCAGGAGTTGGAAGAAGAGGAAATCATTGGGTATCAAATAGAGGAATGGCACTTTTTTCTTTTGCTTTTAATGGGGATAGTTTAGATGAAAAAGAGTATACAAGACTTCCACTTACAGTGGGAATAGCTGTTTTAAAAGGACTTCGTAAGATAGAGCCTTTAGAATATAAATTCAAATGGACTAATGATATATATCTTGATGATAAGAAACTTTGTGGGATACTTGTTGAAAAAGTAGATAACTGGTTTGTAATTGGAATTGGTATAAATATCAATAACACTGATTTTGGATATGCAAATGATAAAGCTACATCAATATCTCTAAAGAGTGGAAAAAATTATATTATAAAGGATATAATCTACTGCATAATAAATGAATTTAAAATGATAATGGAAGATTATAACTGGGAAACTATAAATAGAGAGATAAATAGATATAATTATCTTTATGGTAAAGAGATAGAGATAGGGAAAGACAATATAAGTATTGGTCGTGGAGTTGCAGGAAAAATAGAAAATGATGGAAGATTAGAAGTAAATTGTGGAGAAGAGATAAGATATTTTGATATAGGAGAGATTCATATAAAAAAATAA
- a CDS encoding tRNA1(Val) (adenine(37)-N6)-methyltransferase: MINEQNNETIIDLLNKNMKIIQRTDHFAFCIDSLLISEFASLTRNTNRIADLGTGNGVIPLFLSKRTKAKIYGVEIQPISSDLATRNVKLNNLENQIEIINDDMKNWKAHFRPNSMDLVVSNPPFFKFSGEKKQLNNLNQLTLARHEISINLDSLVETASKLLKDKGYFTLVHRVDRLMDILDTFKKYDIEPKRIQFCYSKLGKEGKILLIEGVKYGNPGLRVLPPLITHDDNGNYSATVLEMFK, from the coding sequence ATGATAAACGAACAAAACAATGAAACTATAATTGATCTTTTAAATAAAAATATGAAAATAATACAAAGAACTGACCACTTTGCATTTTGCATAGATTCACTTCTTATTTCTGAATTTGCATCACTTACAAGAAATACAAATAGAATTGCAGATTTAGGTACAGGAAATGGTGTTATTCCACTTTTTTTGTCTAAAAGAACAAAGGCTAAAATATATGGAGTAGAAATTCAACCAATATCCAGTGATCTAGCTACAAGAAATGTAAAACTTAACAATTTAGAAAATCAGATTGAGATAATCAACGACGATATGAAAAATTGGAAAGCGCATTTCAGACCTAACTCAATGGATTTAGTTGTTTCAAATCCACCTTTTTTTAAATTCAGTGGAGAGAAAAAACAGCTCAATAACTTAAATCAACTTACTTTAGCAAGACATGAGATATCTATTAACCTGGATAGTCTAGTGGAAACTGCAAGTAAGCTTTTAAAAGATAAAGGATATTTTACACTGGTTCACAGGGTGGATAGACTTATGGATATACTTGACACTTTTAAAAAATATGATATTGAACCTAAAAGAATTCAATTCTGTTATTCTAAATTAGGTAAAGAGGGGAAGATTCTTCTCATAGAGGGTGTTAAATATGGAAATCCGGGACTTCGTGTGTTACCGCCACTAATCACTCATGATGATAATGGAAATTATTCTGCAACTGTTTTAGAGATGTTTAAATAG
- a CDS encoding threonine/serine exporter family protein codes for METNTIIQILAAVGSTFAFGIIYNLKGKKLIFASIGGGIGWAVYVFFKSHGNSNPGSFLFAAMAITIFSEISARVLKTPVTSTLIASLIPLVPGSGVYFTMSYFVQGYTEMAISKGIETLLITVAITVGIVMISAFSQIYYKIKKYDLKKQAQLKKQKFKNKLYK; via the coding sequence ATGGAGACAAATACAATTATTCAGATACTGGCAGCTGTTGGAAGTACATTTGCCTTTGGAATTATATATAACTTAAAAGGAAAAAAGCTCATTTTTGCATCTATTGGTGGTGGAATTGGGTGGGCTGTATATGTTTTTTTTAAGTCTCATGGAAATAGTAATCCTGGTTCTTTTTTATTTGCAGCTATGGCAATAACTATATTCTCAGAGATTTCAGCAAGAGTTTTAAAAACTCCTGTTACTTCTACTCTCATAGCAAGTCTTATTCCACTGGTTCCAGGAAGTGGTGTATACTTTACTATGTCATATTTTGTGCAAGGTTATACAGAGATGGCAATATCCAAAGGGATTGAAACTCTCCTTATCACTGTTGCCATAACAGTAGGAATAGTCATGATTTCTGCCTTTTCTCAAATCTACTATAAGATTAAAAAATATGACTTAAAAAAACAGGCACAATTAAAAAAACAAAAATTTAAAAATAAATTATATAAGTAA
- the mnmA gene encoding tRNA 2-thiouridine(34) synthase MnmA — MDKKKVVIGMSGGVDSSVSAYLLKKAGYEVLGVTLNHKRNSDLEKEVEAAKRVADFIGIKHIEVDIAEIFEHEVINPFIDGYSKGITPSPCVICDERVKYKILFDMADRYGAYYVATGHYCSVEYNSKYKKYLLKVAKDVKKDQSYMLSRLDTEKLQRLLFPLERYTKSEIREIAKEAKLEVAEKKDSQGICFAKEGYLEFLKKNLDSKIVKGNFVDKNGVILGQHEGYQLYTLGQRRGLNLKKSRPYFIIKINPEKNEIVLGEYEDLTVKEVKLLEYKEAVSLNELQNKVLLGRPRFSSTGALGTIEKRDGEVYFKYLEGNKHTAPGQHLVIYEDGFVLGSGIISY, encoded by the coding sequence ATGGATAAAAAGAAAGTAGTAATTGGAATGAGTGGAGGAGTTGATTCCTCTGTATCAGCTTATTTGTTGAAGAAAGCAGGGTATGAGGTTTTAGGTGTCACTCTTAATCATAAAAGAAATTCTGACCTTGAAAAAGAGGTAGAGGCTGCGAAAAGGGTAGCTGATTTTATAGGTATTAAACATATTGAAGTTGATATTGCAGAGATATTTGAGCATGAAGTAATCAATCCTTTCATAGATGGATATTCAAAGGGAATCACTCCATCACCATGTGTTATTTGTGACGAAAGAGTTAAGTATAAAATCCTCTTTGATATGGCAGATAGATATGGAGCATACTATGTTGCAACAGGTCATTACTGCTCAGTTGAATATAATAGTAAGTATAAAAAATATCTTTTAAAAGTTGCTAAGGACGTAAAAAAAGATCAAAGTTATATGTTGAGCAGACTGGATACAGAAAAACTTCAAAGACTTTTATTCCCACTTGAAAGATATACCAAATCTGAAATAAGAGAGATTGCAAAAGAGGCTAAGCTAGAAGTTGCTGAAAAGAAGGATAGTCAGGGTATATGTTTTGCAAAAGAGGGATATCTGGAATTTTTGAAAAAGAATTTGGACAGTAAAATAGTAAAAGGAAACTTTGTAGATAAAAATGGCGTAATCTTAGGGCAACATGAAGGGTATCAGCTTTATACTTTAGGACAGAGAAGAGGACTTAACCTTAAAAAATCAAGACCATATTTTATTATAAAAATAAATCCTGAAAAAAATGAGATTGTTTTGGGAGAATATGAGGATTTAACAGTAAAGGAAGTAAAACTTTTAGAATATAAAGAGGCAGTTTCTTTAAATGAACTTCAAAATAAAGTTCTTTTAGGAAGACCAAGATTTTCAAGTACAGGTGCTTTAGGAACTATTGAAAAAAGAGATGGAGAGGTGTATTTCAAATATTTAGAGGGAAATAAACACACTGCTCCTGGACAACATCTAGTAATATATGAAGATGGATTTGTTTTAGGAAGCGGGATTATATCCTATTAA
- a CDS encoding ArsB/NhaD family transporter — protein MLYIIIGLIVFVSVFYLMITEKIPSAWATMIGGLIMALIGIINEEDALEAVSERLEILFLLIGMMIIVHMISETGVFQWFAIKVAQLVRGEPFRLVVLLAIVTALCSAFLDNVTTILLMAPVSILLAKQLKLDPFPFVITEVMSANIGGVATLIGDPTQLIIGAEGHLGFNDFLMNTAPIGIISMIILITNVYLIYGRHMVVSNELKARIMELDSSRSLKEPKLLKEAAVIFILVLVGFVLNNFINKGLAIIALSGAVILVILAKRKPKEVFENVEWETLFFFIGLFMMIRGIENLHIITMIGDKLISLTTGKFDMAVIAVTWISAVFTSIIGNVANAATMSKILAVMVPSFTHIGNTQAFWWALSFGSCLGGNITILSSATNVVAVGAAAKAGCKIDFFKFFKFGGLIAFETLLVATIYLFVRYM, from the coding sequence ATGTTATATATAATAATTGGATTGATAGTGTTTGTTTCTGTATTCTATTTAATGATTACGGAAAAAATTCCATCAGCTTGGGCAACAATGATTGGTGGTTTGATAATGGCACTGATTGGTATAATCAATGAAGAGGATGCGTTAGAAGCTGTCTCTGAAAGATTGGAAATTTTATTTCTTTTAATTGGTATGATGATAATTGTTCACATGATTTCAGAAACAGGGGTATTCCAATGGTTCGCTATCAAAGTTGCACAGCTTGTAAGAGGAGAACCTTTCAGATTGGTTGTTCTTTTAGCAATTGTAACAGCACTATGTTCTGCATTTCTTGATAACGTTACAACAATATTGTTGATGGCTCCAGTTTCAATCTTACTTGCAAAACAGTTGAAACTTGATCCATTCCCATTTGTTATAACTGAAGTAATGTCAGCTAACATTGGTGGAGTTGCTACATTGATTGGTGACCCAACACAATTGATCATCGGTGCAGAAGGACATTTAGGATTTAACGATTTCCTAATGAATACTGCTCCAATAGGTATTATTTCTATGATTATTTTAATTACAAATGTATACTTAATCTATGGAAGACACATGGTGGTATCAAATGAATTAAAAGCTAGAATCATGGAATTGGATTCTTCAAGAAGTTTGAAGGAGCCAAAACTTTTAAAAGAAGCAGCAGTAATCTTTATTTTAGTTTTAGTTGGATTTGTTCTTAACAACTTTATAAATAAAGGACTTGCTATTATAGCACTTTCAGGAGCTGTAATATTGGTAATACTTGCAAAAAGAAAACCAAAAGAAGTATTTGAAAATGTTGAATGGGAAACTTTATTCTTCTTTATAGGATTATTTATGATGATTAGAGGAATAGAAAACCTTCATATTATTACAATGATTGGAGATAAATTAATATCTCTTACAACAGGTAAATTTGATATGGCTGTTATTGCAGTAACTTGGATATCAGCTGTATTTACATCGATAATAGGAAACGTTGCAAATGCTGCAACAATGTCAAAAATCCTAGCTGTAATGGTACCATCTTTTACTCATATAGGAAATACACAGGCATTTTGGTGGGCACTTTCATTTGGATCATGTCTAGGAGGAAATATCACAATTCTAAGTTCTGCTACAAACGTAGTTGCAGTTGGAGCTGCAGCAAAAGCAGGATGTAAAATTGACTTCTTTAAGTTCTTCAAATTTGGTGGACTTATTGCATTTGAAACACTTCTAGTAGCTACAATATATCTTTTTGTAAGATATATGTAG
- the gadC gene encoding putative glutamine/gamma-aminobutyrate antiporter GadC, translating to MSDEKKVVTTNPKENSKGSKLTIGALIMMNIVAVVSLRGLPAEAEYGMSSIFYYIFAAIFFLIPVSLVAAELATGWPEKGGVFRWVGEAFGPKLAFLAMFLLWAEVTIWFPTALTFGAVSLAFIDPNEQVAGTLSANKMFVLIVVLIIYWIATYIASKGLKTFSKVAKWGGIIGTIIPAIVLVILGFAYVFSGETPQISVDFSKIIPDFTDFNNIVLAASIFLFYAGMEMNAIHVKDVENSSKTYPLAIMIAAVGTVAIFVFGTLAIAFVIPQKDINLTQSLLITYYKMFEWAGLSWLAPIIAIALAIGVLAGIVTWVAGPSAGMLTIGKAGYLPRWWHYTNKNGIASHILLLQGIIVTVLSATFVILPSVQAAYQIMSQLTTILYLLMYLLMFAAGIYLRYSQPNRPRAYKVPGGNLGMWIIGGAGFAGSSIALIFSFIPPDQIKVGSPQMYVGLLIVLMIIFCAIPFIIYHNKKDHWKDEDAEFAPFTWQLENTHPGLQNHSSRHMIELVEEHFEKKRKEKEMKAKSEKTDEESSKS from the coding sequence ATGAGTGATGAAAAAAAAGTAGTTACTACTAATCCTAAGGAAAATAGTAAAGGTTCCAAACTCACCATAGGTGCTCTGATTATGATGAATATAGTTGCAGTTGTAAGTCTACGTGGACTTCCTGCAGAAGCAGAATATGGAATGAGTTCAATATTTTATTATATTTTTGCTGCTATCTTTTTCTTAATACCAGTTTCACTTGTAGCTGCAGAACTTGCAACTGGTTGGCCAGAAAAAGGAGGAGTTTTCAGATGGGTTGGAGAAGCTTTTGGTCCTAAATTAGCTTTCTTGGCTATGTTTTTACTTTGGGCAGAAGTTACAATATGGTTTCCAACAGCACTTACATTTGGAGCTGTGTCATTGGCATTTATAGATCCAAATGAACAAGTAGCTGGAACTCTATCAGCAAATAAGATGTTTGTCTTAATTGTAGTGTTGATAATTTACTGGATAGCCACATATATAGCTTCAAAGGGATTAAAAACATTCTCAAAAGTTGCTAAATGGGGAGGAATTATAGGAACAATAATTCCAGCTATTGTATTGGTAATTTTGGGATTTGCATATGTATTTTCAGGTGAAACTCCACAGATAAGTGTAGATTTTTCAAAGATAATTCCAGACTTTACTGATTTTAATAATATAGTACTTGCTGCAAGTATTTTCTTATTCTATGCGGGAATGGAAATGAATGCAATTCACGTCAAAGATGTTGAAAATTCATCTAAAACATATCCATTAGCAATAATGATTGCAGCTGTTGGTACAGTGGCAATATTTGTTTTTGGAACTCTTGCAATTGCATTTGTAATACCTCAAAAAGATATCAATCTTACACAAAGTCTGCTAATTACATATTATAAGATGTTTGAATGGGCAGGTTTAAGCTGGCTTGCACCAATTATAGCAATAGCTCTTGCAATAGGGGTATTGGCTGGAATAGTAACCTGGGTAGCAGGACCTTCAGCAGGTATGCTTACAATAGGAAAAGCAGGATATTTACCAAGATGGTGGCATTATACAAATAAAAATGGTATTGCAAGTCATATTTTATTATTGCAAGGTATTATAGTTACTGTTTTGTCAGCAACCTTTGTAATACTTCCATCAGTTCAGGCTGCTTATCAGATTATGAGTCAGTTAACAACAATTCTTTATCTACTTATGTATCTATTGATGTTTGCAGCAGGAATATATCTACGTTACAGTCAGCCAAATAGACCTCGTGCATATAAAGTACCAGGTGGAAATCTAGGAATGTGGATAATAGGTGGTGCAGGATTTGCAGGTTCTTCAATAGCATTGATATTTAGTTTTATTCCGCCTGATCAGATAAAAGTTGGAAGTCCACAGATGTATGTTGGACTCCTAATAGTTCTTATGATTATTTTCTGTGCTATACCATTTATTATTTATCATAATAAAAAAGATCACTGGAAAGATGAAGATGCAGAGTTTGCTCCATTTACATGGCAGTTGGAAAATACACATCCAGGACTTCAAAATCATTCCAGCAGGCATATGATTGAACTTGTTGAAGAACATTTTGAGAAAAAAAGAAAAGAAAAAGAGATGAAAGCAAAATCTGAAAAAACAGATGAAGAATCATCAAAATCTTAA
- a CDS encoding threonine/serine exporter family protein: MGNLENKILNLANKAGKIALENGAETYRVETIISQICKRYNLSCQCFVSITGIITSVKNEQGETFSSVERITARTINLNKVHMLNDIVRNLETYTFDELVWAIDDVLVNRRYSKILNCLAYCFGAFSFAFLFNGGLHDAIIASIGGGLIFIISDFATKVQSNSFFLNTLGGFLCTLTSYLGVRLGFTKTVSLSTIGTIMLLVPGIALTNAIRDLAAGDLLSGISRAVEAFLVGAALACGTGFALYLIYF, encoded by the coding sequence ATGGGAAATCTTGAAAACAAAATTTTAAACCTTGCTAATAAAGCTGGAAAAATTGCTCTTGAAAATGGAGCAGAAACCTATAGAGTTGAAACAATAATATCTCAAATATGCAAAAGATATAATCTGAGTTGTCAATGTTTTGTCTCTATAACTGGAATTATAACCTCAGTTAAAAATGAACAGGGAGAAACTTTCTCATCTGTTGAAAGAATAACTGCCAGAACAATCAATCTAAACAAAGTTCATATGCTCAATGATATTGTAAGAAACTTAGAAACATATACTTTTGATGAGTTGGTATGGGCTATTGATGATGTTTTAGTAAATAGAAGATACAGTAAAATTCTTAACTGCCTTGCATACTGCTTTGGTGCTTTTTCTTTCGCATTTCTATTCAATGGCGGACTTCATGATGCAATCATTGCATCTATAGGTGGAGGTCTGATATTTATAATTTCAGATTTTGCTACTAAAGTTCAATCTAATAGCTTTTTTCTAAATACTTTAGGTGGGTTTTTATGTACTCTAACCTCCTATCTTGGAGTGAGATTAGGTTTTACTAAAACTGTTTCTTTATCAACTATTGGGACAATAATGCTACTTGTTCCAGGTATTGCTCTTACGAATGCAATAAGAGACCTTGCTGCTGGTGATCTTCTCTCAGGAATATCAAGAGCAGTTGAAGCATTTTTAGTTGGTGCAGCTCTTGCATGCGGCACTGGTTTTGCCCTATATCTCATTTATTTCTAG